From one Aeropyrum camini SY1 = JCM 12091 genomic stretch:
- a CDS encoding ABC transporter permease, with protein MPIPPPGKALAGPGSGFIVAGLAIIIFYIAVAVAAPYIAPYSPYSKVGDVAEHPSPPSLKHPFGTNEIGYDMFSRVVLGTRIVLKVVLLSSVMGLIIGVPLGLVSGYFGGPLDRVLSIIMDSLYAFPGIVLAIAIASVLGPSVINAAIALMVVYVPAYFRMTRARVIETKTQDYIVALRVLGAPHSRIMSRHILPGVMPTVLVVYGLASADAILTEAGLSFFGLVVTYPAPDWGLDISYGIKQFLSGSWWLTLFPGLAILTLALGFAMVGEGLAERFRARAV; from the coding sequence GTGCCGATTCCCCCCCCGGGAAAGGCCTTAGCGGGGCCGGGCTCAGGCTTCATAGTAGCTGGCCTCGCTATAATAATATTCTACATAGCGGTCGCCGTGGCGGCACCCTACATAGCCCCATACAGCCCCTACAGCAAAGTCGGAGACGTGGCGGAGCATCCTTCTCCCCCCTCCCTCAAGCACCCCTTCGGCACCAACGAGATAGGCTACGACATGTTCTCTAGGGTGGTCCTTGGAACCAGGATTGTATTGAAGGTAGTTCTCCTCTCCAGCGTTATGGGCCTAATAATCGGCGTCCCCCTAGGGCTGGTCAGCGGCTACTTCGGCGGCCCCCTCGATAGGGTTTTAAGCATTATAATGGACAGCCTCTACGCGTTCCCCGGTATAGTACTGGCCATAGCAATAGCCAGCGTTCTCGGCCCCAGCGTTATCAACGCAGCTATAGCACTCATGGTGGTCTACGTACCAGCCTATTTCAGGATGACTAGAGCCCGGGTCATCGAGACCAAGACCCAGGATTACATAGTAGCCCTCAGAGTTCTAGGCGCCCCACACTCAAGGATAATGTCACGCCACATACTCCCCGGCGTAATGCCCACGGTCCTCGTGGTCTACGGCCTGGCAAGCGCTGACGCGATACTGACTGAGGCTGGCCTAAGCTTCTTCGGCCTCGTAGTCACCTACCCGGCACCAGACTGGGGGCTCGACATAAGCTACGGGATTAAGCAGTTCCTCTCCGGCAGCTGGTGGCTAACGCTTTTCCCCGGACTCGCCATACTAACCCTCGCCCTAGGCTTTGCAATGGTGGGAGAGGGGCTTGCTGAGAGGTTCCGGGCGAGGGCCGTCTAG
- a CDS encoding MBL fold metallo-hydrolase, whose translation MSLLTLAGDTMLLKGSPSTLLYKHGDTVFLVDPGHGKKRAKQLSKAVEKLGGEAVAIVTHFHSDHFSTLYQGFQPAAILAPGKDLPMVRYSTMRLHYTFGYPFTGAEDYLLFKAKDVDNVEPLEAERIKPLRLVPLPGHTPGQTGVETPDGVLYAADSIFGERVLQAYAVPYHSNPCQALETLTSLQDMVNRLEVIVPSHGKPVKGEEAQRLLEMNIERLEDAWAALMEELSRAPAPVGLLASKLMKRYGAEATPTLAILVETAVRGYIGCHGAELEPILESGMVKWRVRRR comes from the coding sequence TTGAGCCTCCTTACACTTGCTGGTGACACAATGCTGCTTAAGGGCAGCCCCTCTACACTCCTCTACAAGCACGGCGATACGGTCTTCCTCGTAGACCCAGGGCACGGTAAGAAGAGGGCTAAACAGCTCTCCAAAGCCGTCGAGAAGCTTGGAGGGGAGGCTGTAGCAATAGTTACCCACTTCCACAGCGACCACTTCTCGACGCTATACCAGGGCTTCCAACCCGCCGCCATCCTGGCCCCAGGGAAGGACCTTCCCATGGTTAGATACAGCACCATGAGGCTCCACTACACCTTCGGATACCCCTTCACGGGTGCCGAGGACTACCTGCTCTTCAAGGCCAAAGACGTTGATAACGTGGAGCCGCTCGAGGCGGAGAGGATTAAGCCACTGAGGCTAGTGCCCTTACCCGGCCATACACCCGGCCAGACGGGGGTTGAGACGCCCGATGGCGTCCTCTACGCGGCCGACTCTATATTTGGAGAAAGAGTGCTGCAGGCGTACGCTGTCCCATACCACTCCAACCCCTGCCAGGCCCTGGAGACTCTAACTAGCCTCCAGGACATGGTAAACAGGCTGGAGGTCATTGTGCCTAGCCATGGAAAACCTGTAAAGGGAGAGGAGGCTCAGAGGCTCCTTGAGATGAACATAGAAAGGCTGGAAGACGCCTGGGCAGCTCTTATGGAGGAGTTGTCGAGGGCTCCGGCCCCGGTGGGTCTCCTAGCATCAAAGCTTATGAAGAGGTATGGGGCGGAAGCCACGCCTACCCTTGCCATACTAGTCGAGACCGCTGTAAGAGGCTACATAGGCTGCCACGGGGCCGAGCTGGAGCCTATTCTTGAGAGTGGCATGGTTAAGTGGAGGGTTAGAAGGCGGTAA
- a CDS encoding MFS transporter: MRRSLLLAGLALSVFSSQAIWVTYSPVTSLVAEDLGVSKEEVGLLAIVYPAAFLALTIPSGVLLDRAFRTWLTVGVLLTGVAGVLRLLDPLSYEWLLACQVLAALGQPLLLNSFAPAASTIRPERRDTVVSLLSFAMYLGIIYALGTGYYIYTRLGLQWLNIPIAAVSAASIILYVAGLQALPQQAGSGLGFKDVASEFRLVVGRRDLWLLGLILGLGVALFDNMSIWLEAALSTKGLGDIAGRSVALALLAGLVGVLVVPPRVIRAGLRSWYIRAAALLVAVLYLALALETSRLAVQALIPLAGLVMLPAYPVIMEWISTYYDKRLQGKAAGAIGFVSRILTVSLASAATLFLSSPSTYFSFLAALSAIAFAIALLLPSDR, encoded by the coding sequence TTGAGGCGCTCCCTGCTCCTAGCAGGCCTAGCCCTCTCCGTCTTCTCGAGCCAGGCGATATGGGTCACCTACTCACCAGTGACGAGCCTTGTCGCCGAGGATCTGGGCGTATCTAAGGAAGAGGTTGGCCTCCTAGCTATAGTCTACCCTGCGGCCTTCCTAGCGCTTACAATCCCTAGCGGCGTACTTCTAGATAGGGCTTTCAGGACCTGGCTTACTGTGGGTGTGCTTCTGACAGGAGTAGCGGGCGTTCTGAGGCTTCTAGACCCCCTCAGCTACGAGTGGCTGCTGGCATGCCAGGTCCTCGCTGCACTGGGCCAGCCCCTACTACTCAACTCCTTCGCCCCCGCAGCATCAACGATCAGGCCTGAGCGTAGGGACACCGTGGTCTCGCTCCTAAGTTTCGCCATGTATCTGGGGATCATATACGCCCTGGGAACAGGCTACTACATCTACACTAGGCTCGGCCTCCAATGGTTAAACATACCTATCGCAGCCGTATCGGCAGCCAGCATAATATTATATGTAGCAGGTCTACAAGCCTTACCTCAACAGGCGGGATCTGGTCTTGGTTTCAAGGATGTAGCTTCGGAGTTTAGACTAGTGGTTGGCAGGAGGGATCTATGGCTTCTCGGCCTGATACTAGGCCTGGGTGTTGCGCTGTTCGACAACATGTCGATATGGCTTGAGGCTGCACTGTCAACTAAGGGGCTGGGAGATATAGCTGGCCGCTCTGTAGCCCTAGCACTCTTAGCAGGTCTGGTGGGCGTCTTGGTCGTACCCCCCAGAGTTATCAGGGCGGGGCTTAGGTCGTGGTACATCAGGGCGGCGGCATTACTGGTAGCCGTACTATACCTAGCCTTGGCACTGGAGACCAGCAGGCTTGCAGTGCAGGCTTTGATCCCGCTGGCGGGGCTTGTCATGCTCCCCGCATACCCAGTGATAATGGAGTGGATATCAACCTATTACGATAAGCGGCTCCAAGGCAAAGCTGCAGGGGCCATAGGGTTCGTTAGCAGGATCCTCACAGTATCCCTCGCATCGGCCGCTACACTATTCCTATCTAGCCCCTCAACCTACTTCTCCTTCCTAGCAGCCCTTTCAGCAATAGCATTTGCCATAGCCCTTCTACTCCCCTCAGACCGCTGA
- a CDS encoding ABC transporter substrate-binding protein: MALANTRVILAAVIVIIVIAAGFYMLFFRQQAANVVVIGTTDDVTELDPATSYDFFTWEVLSNVMAGLVTYDQQGNIVPYLAESWESQDGGKVWIFHLRQDAKFPDGTQCDANVVVRSIKRVMTIQGDPSWLVTEFVENVEALDQWTVKFTLKQPTGYFLAVVATPPYYPVHPNYPEDQPAPDATWGGCGPYMIDEFVRDQYLRLKPNPNFFGEEPKNDGVIIRFYEGSEDLRSALEAGEIDVAWRTLNPSDLEDLKNKGYNVKEVPGLFIRYLVLRVSQPPLDDVRVRQALAAAIDRQDIVDRVFRGTMEPLYSMVPSGMWSHYPAFKEKYGEGPNLELARQLLSQAGYNESNKLMVELWYTPEHYGDTEAALAAVIKEQWEATGIISVEIKSSEWGTYVDQLSSGQMMISLLGWYPDYLDPDNFLTPFLLSTANSWTGTGYANPQVDQLLRQAMTSTDMNERAQLYKQVQEILAEEAPFIPLVQGKLFVVTSTEVTSIEVSPLQFLIYSSISK; encoded by the coding sequence ATGGCTTTAGCTAACACACGCGTTATCCTCGCGGCTGTCATAGTCATCATAGTCATTGCTGCTGGCTTTTACATGCTGTTCTTCAGGCAACAGGCGGCTAATGTCGTCGTCATTGGGACGACCGATGATGTGACGGAGCTCGACCCGGCTACCAGCTACGACTTCTTCACGTGGGAGGTTCTGAGTAATGTTATGGCAGGGCTTGTCACCTACGATCAGCAGGGTAACATAGTGCCCTATCTTGCCGAGAGCTGGGAGTCACAGGATGGTGGGAAGGTTTGGATATTCCATCTGAGGCAGGACGCTAAGTTCCCTGACGGCACTCAATGTGATGCTAACGTTGTTGTGAGGAGTATAAAGAGGGTTATGACTATACAGGGCGACCCCAGCTGGCTTGTCACCGAGTTTGTCGAGAATGTGGAGGCTCTGGACCAGTGGACTGTCAAGTTCACGCTAAAACAGCCCACAGGCTATTTCCTGGCTGTCGTGGCAACACCACCCTACTACCCAGTCCACCCCAACTACCCTGAGGACCAGCCGGCGCCCGACGCGACCTGGGGAGGCTGCGGCCCCTACATGATAGACGAGTTCGTGAGGGATCAGTACCTCAGGCTAAAGCCGAACCCCAACTTCTTCGGCGAGGAGCCGAAGAACGACGGCGTTATAATAAGGTTCTACGAGGGTAGCGAGGACCTGAGGAGCGCTCTGGAGGCCGGGGAGATTGATGTAGCCTGGAGGACTCTGAACCCCAGCGATCTTGAGGACCTGAAGAACAAGGGCTATAACGTTAAGGAGGTGCCGGGCCTGTTCATAAGGTATCTTGTCCTCAGGGTGTCTCAGCCGCCTCTAGACGATGTGAGGGTTAGGCAGGCTCTCGCCGCCGCCATAGACAGGCAGGACATAGTGGACAGGGTATTCAGGGGCACTATGGAACCGCTATACAGCATGGTCCCCTCGGGGATGTGGAGCCACTATCCGGCGTTCAAGGAGAAGTACGGTGAAGGCCCCAACCTGGAGCTGGCCAGGCAGCTCCTATCCCAGGCTGGCTACAACGAGTCTAACAAGCTGATGGTCGAGCTATGGTATACTCCAGAGCACTACGGCGACACCGAGGCCGCCCTCGCCGCCGTCATAAAGGAGCAGTGGGAGGCGACTGGAATAATAAGCGTGGAGATAAAGAGCAGCGAGTGGGGAACCTACGTCGACCAGCTGAGCAGCGGGCAGATGATGATTAGCCTCCTGGGCTGGTACCCCGACTACCTGGATCCCGACAACTTCCTAACACCATTCCTACTAAGCACGGCCAACTCGTGGACAGGAACAGGCTACGCCAACCCCCAGGTGGACCAGCTCCTAAGGCAGGCTATGACCTCGACGGACATGAACGAGAGGGCCCAGCTCTATAAGCAGGTGCAGGAGATACTTGCCGAGGAAGCACCGTTCATACCGCTGGTGCAGGGCAAGCTCTTCGTGGTAACGTCGACAGAGGTTACTAGCATAGAGGTAAGCCCGCTACAGTTCCTGATATACTCAAGCATTTCTAAGTGA
- a CDS encoding GNAT family N-acetyltransferase, which produces MKPFKARVAGRRVPRVGWRWLGGLTVEHEGRNLHLLMTGSIARWFPLGELVEVELREEPEDIGGVMVAPRESYRLWRVYRGEEKVLVWPVWSRVVSVEREAVLGRSVYSYRLLAREAYTEDDYKEIVGLEQYHYASKEEIVAIWKCPVCGAYVESNIQPECPTDRVPMKLQEIRGSLPSSRFMVIELLDRKPYEPKIVGYVRVDTPIPLMHRRVPRPDGGFEVEKMIREKVFPKDWFHPTFWPVDHRDRRSLLARFRELARLYGSRRIARAAVGEEIADEALARANTAAARIARVVVHPDYRGDGLGVASVRLALEWIRERRIPEMKRAKHVVETIAQMARYNPFFERAGFKYMWDTASGRPVLMYPLSDRAKRIIEEFLSSDPVARSHGGVLYRPRYKAGEKLSGPVSLSGVTKSYRSTLDIERLPEELQEVLRAFGAERRVVERYVLKDVNITVNPSTVAAVVGASGAGKTTLLRMILGKALGIESDNYSPDRGEVAVPSNVKAAALLPGEIEPSFGSETLLEHVASKLGDPGAAVEVLSSVGLGDAIFFRASFRELSTGQKERAKLASLLAERPNLLVIDEFMAHLDPLTARRIARKLGRLARGQGITLIVSTNRPEILDALQPDTVILVGYGSAFQEKPEKVLREV; this is translated from the coding sequence ATGAAGCCCTTTAAGGCCAGGGTGGCTGGGCGCCGTGTACCTCGTGTTGGCTGGAGGTGGCTTGGTGGGCTTACTGTTGAACACGAGGGGAGAAACCTACATCTCCTCATGACTGGGAGCATAGCCCGATGGTTCCCCCTCGGTGAGCTAGTCGAGGTTGAGCTTCGTGAGGAGCCTGAGGATATTGGAGGAGTAATGGTGGCTCCAAGGGAGAGCTATAGACTCTGGAGGGTCTACCGGGGGGAGGAGAAGGTTCTTGTATGGCCTGTGTGGAGTAGGGTTGTCTCTGTTGAAAGAGAGGCTGTTCTAGGCAGGAGTGTATATAGCTATAGACTCCTGGCTAGGGAGGCCTACACTGAGGATGATTATAAAGAGATAGTCGGGCTGGAGCAGTATCACTACGCCAGCAAGGAGGAGATAGTTGCTATATGGAAATGCCCGGTTTGCGGAGCTTATGTTGAGAGTAATATTCAGCCTGAATGCCCTACGGACAGGGTCCCCATGAAGCTTCAAGAGATAAGGGGGAGTCTTCCTAGCAGCAGGTTTATGGTTATCGAGCTTCTGGACCGCAAGCCGTACGAGCCTAAGATAGTGGGGTACGTGAGGGTCGACACCCCAATACCCTTGATGCACCGCCGCGTCCCAAGGCCAGACGGCGGCTTTGAAGTGGAAAAGATGATTAGGGAGAAGGTGTTTCCGAAGGACTGGTTCCACCCAACTTTCTGGCCTGTCGACCACCGTGATAGGAGGAGCCTTCTAGCAAGGTTCAGGGAGCTTGCTAGGCTCTACGGCAGCCGGAGGATAGCTAGGGCGGCTGTGGGTGAGGAGATAGCGGATGAGGCGCTGGCTCGGGCTAACACCGCGGCCGCGAGGATAGCCAGAGTTGTGGTCCACCCTGACTACAGGGGCGACGGCCTTGGGGTTGCCTCGGTACGGCTGGCTCTTGAATGGATCAGAGAGAGGAGAATCCCGGAAATGAAGAGGGCGAAGCATGTGGTTGAGACTATAGCTCAGATGGCTAGGTATAACCCGTTCTTCGAGCGAGCCGGTTTCAAGTACATGTGGGACACGGCCAGCGGGCGTCCTGTGCTGATGTACCCTCTGAGCGATAGGGCTAAGCGCATCATCGAGGAGTTCCTGTCCAGCGACCCGGTTGCCAGGAGCCATGGAGGAGTGCTCTACAGGCCCAGGTATAAAGCCGGTGAGAAGCTTAGCGGGCCTGTTTCCCTTTCCGGTGTTACTAAGTCCTATAGAAGCACCCTTGACATAGAGAGGCTTCCCGAAGAGCTTCAGGAAGTGCTCAGGGCGTTCGGCGCCGAGAGGAGGGTTGTTGAGAGGTATGTCTTGAAGGATGTCAACATAACTGTTAATCCTAGCACCGTTGCAGCTGTGGTCGGGGCTAGCGGGGCGGGCAAGACTACATTGCTACGCATGATACTTGGGAAGGCACTGGGAATTGAGAGCGATAACTATAGCCCTGATAGGGGTGAGGTTGCGGTCCCCTCCAATGTTAAGGCGGCTGCACTGCTCCCGGGAGAGATAGAACCCTCCTTCGGGAGTGAAACCCTGCTAGAGCATGTGGCCTCTAAGCTTGGAGACCCCGGCGCGGCTGTCGAGGTCCTAAGCAGCGTGGGCCTGGGGGACGCGATATTTTTCAGGGCTAGCTTTAGGGAGCTTAGCACAGGGCAGAAGGAGAGGGCTAAGCTGGCCAGCCTCCTAGCTGAAAGGCCGAACCTGCTGGTTATAGACGAGTTCATGGCCCATCTAGATCCTCTGACTGCTAGAAGAATAGCCCGCAAGCTGGGCAGGCTGGCGAGAGGCCAGGGTATAACCCTAATAGTTTCTACTAACAGGCCGGAGATACTGGATGCTCTGCAGCCTGATACAGTGATCCTGGTTGGCTACGGGTCGGCGTTCCAGGAGAAGCCAGAAAAGGTGTTGAGGGAGGTGTGA
- a CDS encoding ABC transporter permease — MSLLRYAVTRALAIVPTVLILYTVVFIVLRVIPGDPVSAALGTRSVPPEELEAIRERLGLNQPLWRQYVDYLLGVLRGDFGESMTLYGRPVARDILERFPATLELTIFGFMVSVVLGVGSGVAAAFRGGLVDRLLRTSSIVAYTLFIPWLGLMLKYVFSIKLGILPTGGRIDPRVDLNVVTGLYVLDSIITANPAALVSAIEHLILPSLTLGIVLSGVYTRLVRIHVAEALRSEVAIAYRARGLRESRIAVHMLRISLIPTITMMGLQFAILLGGAVLTEAAFSWPGLGSLLVERISYRDYSTIQGVTVFFAFMVGMVSLIVDIIYAIVNPRVRY; from the coding sequence TTGAGCCTGCTCCGCTATGCTGTCACCAGGGCTCTGGCTATAGTGCCTACAGTTCTGATTCTCTATACTGTAGTGTTTATAGTGTTGCGGGTTATACCCGGCGACCCTGTTTCAGCCGCTCTCGGGACTCGTAGTGTTCCGCCTGAGGAGCTTGAGGCTATCAGGGAGAGGCTGGGACTGAACCAGCCTCTATGGAGACAGTACGTTGACTATCTTCTAGGTGTACTCAGGGGGGATTTCGGCGAGAGCATGACCCTGTACGGGAGGCCTGTCGCCAGGGATATTCTGGAAAGGTTTCCAGCGACACTCGAACTCACTATATTTGGGTTCATGGTCAGCGTTGTCCTGGGCGTCGGCAGCGGAGTGGCGGCCGCGTTTCGGGGAGGGTTAGTGGATAGGCTTCTGAGGACCTCGAGCATAGTTGCGTATACCCTCTTCATACCGTGGCTCGGCCTCATGCTAAAGTATGTGTTCAGCATAAAGCTCGGAATTCTCCCCACAGGGGGGAGAATAGACCCTAGGGTTGATCTCAACGTTGTGACGGGGCTCTACGTGCTGGACTCTATAATAACAGCCAATCCGGCGGCTCTAGTGAGCGCTATTGAACACCTGATACTCCCCTCCCTAACGCTTGGTATAGTTTTAAGCGGTGTTTACACGAGGCTGGTGAGGATACATGTTGCAGAAGCTCTTAGGAGCGAGGTGGCTATAGCCTACAGGGCCCGGGGGCTGAGGGAGTCGAGGATAGCGGTCCACATGCTGAGGATAAGCCTGATACCGACGATAACAATGATGGGCCTCCAGTTCGCTATACTCCTCGGGGGCGCGGTGCTGACGGAGGCGGCCTTCAGCTGGCCGGGGTTGGGCAGCCTTCTAGTAGAAAGGATATCCTACAGGGACTATAGCACCATCCAGGGTGTCACAGTTTTCTTCGCGTTCATGGTGGGCATGGTCAGCCTTATAGTAGACATTATCTACGCTATCGTAAACCCCAGGGTGAGATACTAG
- a CDS encoding ABC transporter ATP-binding protein — protein sequence MAILEIRGLKVYYHTLSGIVRAVDGVSLSIDKGEWLSIVGESGSGKSTLALSIPRLIMPPGRIVEGRIIYSGVDLLGLADDEVRRYRGREVGMVFQDPTAYLDPYRTVGSQIAEALLEHGLAFDRREAEALTGDALELVGIPRDRASVYPHQLSGGQRQRVAIAAAVALEPKILIADEPTTALDVVVQAKIMDLMKRLQEERGLTVLLVTHDIGLAAEYSDRIAVMYAGELVEVGPAVEVVSHPIHPYTEMLVNSVPDPWEDREIKPIPGSPPDLRNPPPGCRFHPRCPLRQSVCTATEPTLKRVDGGRSHSCLIR from the coding sequence ATGGCTATACTAGAAATCCGCGGCTTAAAGGTCTACTACCATACCCTCAGTGGAATAGTGAGGGCGGTGGACGGTGTAAGCCTATCTATAGACAAGGGCGAGTGGCTGTCAATAGTAGGGGAGAGCGGCAGCGGGAAAAGCACCCTGGCCCTCAGTATCCCCCGCCTCATCATGCCCCCAGGAAGGATCGTTGAGGGGCGTATCATCTACTCGGGGGTAGACCTCCTGGGCCTCGCAGACGATGAGGTCAGGAGGTACAGGGGCAGGGAGGTAGGGATGGTATTCCAAGACCCCACAGCCTACCTAGACCCCTACCGTACTGTGGGGAGCCAGATAGCAGAGGCCCTGCTCGAGCACGGCCTGGCATTCGACCGCCGGGAGGCAGAGGCTTTGACGGGCGACGCTCTAGAACTCGTCGGGATACCGAGGGATAGGGCCTCCGTATACCCACACCAGCTGAGCGGGGGTCAGAGGCAGAGGGTGGCTATAGCCGCTGCAGTCGCCCTCGAGCCTAAGATACTTATAGCGGACGAGCCCACCACCGCGCTCGACGTAGTAGTGCAGGCTAAAATAATGGACTTGATGAAGCGGCTTCAGGAAGAGCGGGGTCTCACTGTTCTGCTGGTCACACATGACATAGGCCTAGCCGCAGAGTACAGCGATAGAATAGCGGTGATGTATGCAGGAGAGCTGGTGGAGGTGGGCCCGGCGGTAGAAGTTGTCTCGCACCCCATCCACCCGTACACGGAGATGCTGGTAAACAGCGTGCCAGACCCTTGGGAGGACAGGGAGATAAAACCGATACCCGGCTCCCCCCCAGACCTCCGCAACCCCCCGCCGGGCTGCAGGTTCCACCCCCGCTGTCCCCTGAGACAGAGTGTGTGCACCGCTACAGAGCCAACTCTTAAGAGGGTAGACGGAGGGAGGAGCCACTCATGCCTCATAAGATAG
- a CDS encoding pyridoxal phosphate-dependent decarboxylase family protein, which yields MSGGRVEEVVKRLAEIRAMDARGEGGRLFTYLYETGDPGVKEVSLRAFEMFLDTNALDPTVFKSALFFERELVSFASSLAGGVEGVVGTVTYGGTESIILAAMAAREWYRSLGGSRTPGIVAPQTVHPSVRKAASYLGMRLSIAPVDPGSKRVDIDRLASLVDDGTAMVVVSAPNYPYGTVDDVRGVAEALSGRRVWLHVDACIGGFILPFMRELGLYNGAFAFDVEGVYSVSMDLHKYGYSPKGASVLLFRDGSLKKHSIFADLRWPGYPFINATVLSSRSVAPLAAAWAVANYLGRRGYLELARKAVEARDEIMRGLESIGFRSIAPIESTILSVALDDPVDTLRFHANMSRRGWILGLQPGVKGLAPPNIHLTISPIHKLVTPQFLRDARASSGEPLPEELEEARHLLESRGPLELAGMIGRTPYDQVIIAWILSSIPPDVAEDLARELTVEVYHG from the coding sequence TTGTCAGGCGGAAGAGTGGAGGAGGTTGTGAAAAGGCTTGCCGAGATAAGGGCAATGGACGCTAGGGGAGAGGGTGGCAGGCTCTTCACATACCTCTACGAGACGGGAGATCCCGGCGTGAAGGAGGTTTCCCTCAGAGCTTTTGAAATGTTTCTAGACACCAATGCCCTCGACCCTACAGTGTTCAAGAGCGCCTTGTTCTTCGAGAGGGAGCTCGTCTCCTTCGCCTCAAGCCTCGCTGGAGGTGTTGAAGGTGTTGTCGGAACAGTGACCTACGGAGGCACGGAGAGCATAATACTGGCGGCTATGGCCGCGAGGGAATGGTATAGATCCCTGGGCGGCTCTCGGACTCCGGGTATCGTGGCGCCTCAAACCGTCCACCCTTCAGTGAGAAAGGCTGCAAGCTATCTGGGTATGAGGCTATCTATAGCCCCTGTAGACCCGGGGTCTAAGAGGGTTGACATTGACAGACTCGCATCACTGGTAGACGATGGCACCGCCATGGTTGTCGTCTCGGCCCCAAACTACCCTTACGGCACTGTCGACGATGTTAGGGGCGTTGCCGAGGCCCTGTCCGGCAGGAGGGTTTGGCTCCACGTGGACGCCTGCATAGGAGGCTTCATACTACCCTTCATGAGGGAGCTAGGCCTGTACAATGGGGCGTTCGCCTTTGATGTCGAGGGGGTGTACTCCGTGTCAATGGACCTGCACAAGTACGGCTACTCGCCTAAAGGGGCTTCAGTGCTTCTATTCAGGGATGGGAGCCTGAAGAAACACAGCATATTCGCCGACCTCAGGTGGCCCGGGTATCCCTTTATAAACGCAACAGTCTTATCCTCGAGGAGCGTAGCGCCCTTAGCAGCCGCATGGGCCGTGGCAAACTACCTGGGCCGTAGGGGGTATCTAGAGCTTGCCAGAAAGGCTGTCGAAGCTAGAGACGAGATAATGCGGGGTCTAGAGTCTATTGGCTTTAGGAGCATAGCCCCTATAGAGTCGACAATACTCTCGGTAGCTCTCGACGATCCCGTGGATACCCTGAGGTTCCATGCTAACATGTCTAGAAGGGGCTGGATACTCGGGCTACAGCCCGGTGTGAAGGGTTTAGCCCCGCCGAATATACATCTAACGATATCCCCCATCCACAAGCTCGTGACACCCCAGTTCCTAAGGGACGCTAGGGCCTCCTCAGGCGAGCCGCTTCCTGAGGAGCTGGAGGAGGCAAGGCACCTCCTAGAAAGCAGGGGGCCTCTTGAGCTGGCTGGTATGATAGGGAGGACCCCGTACGACCAGGTCATCATAGCGTGGATCCTCTCATCGATACCGCCGGACGTGGCTGAGGACCTCGCCAGAGAGCTTACTGTAGAGGTGTACCACGGTTGA
- a CDS encoding ABC transporter ATP-binding protein encodes MNGGPIISIEGLKVHYPVYYTLLKRILGRPDAVVRAVDGVSLDIREGEVLAVVGESGCGKTTLGKVIVGIEEPTEGWIRYRGELLTPQKLSRDRRLRRKLQMIFQDPYKSLDPLMPVGEQVAEPLVIHGLATGSEARRKALEMLESVGLTPGREFYWRRPHQLSGGQRQRVAIARTLILEPEVIVADEPVSMIDVSMRASILDLIMNYHRETGATIVLITHDIAVARAVADRIAVMYLGKIVEVGDPRSVIEDPRHPYTAALVTSTPSVSRRKPPRFPIAGEVPSAVTIPPGCRFHPRCPLADAKCKSLEPPLTGEEDRLYACHYPLEPGSLWKESGELSSGENRI; translated from the coding sequence ATGAACGGCGGCCCGATAATCAGCATTGAAGGCCTGAAGGTGCACTACCCCGTGTACTATACTCTTCTAAAGAGAATTCTAGGGAGGCCGGACGCCGTTGTGAGGGCTGTGGACGGCGTGAGCCTTGATATACGGGAGGGCGAGGTCCTGGCTGTAGTTGGCGAGAGCGGTTGCGGGAAGACGACGCTGGGTAAGGTCATCGTCGGTATTGAGGAGCCGACAGAGGGTTGGATACGGTATAGGGGAGAGCTTCTCACACCCCAGAAGCTATCCCGGGATAGGAGACTCCGGAGGAAGCTGCAGATGATCTTCCAGGATCCCTACAAGAGCCTCGACCCCCTGATGCCGGTGGGAGAGCAGGTTGCAGAGCCCCTAGTCATTCACGGGCTTGCTACAGGCAGTGAGGCCAGGCGGAAGGCCCTTGAGATGCTGGAGAGCGTAGGCTTGACGCCCGGCCGAGAGTTCTACTGGAGAAGGCCCCACCAGCTGAGCGGGGGTCAGAGGCAAAGGGTGGCTATAGCGAGGACGCTGATACTCGAGCCCGAGGTTATAGTGGCTGACGAGCCCGTCTCCATGATAGACGTCTCCATGAGGGCCTCCATCCTAGACCTTATAATGAATTACCACAGGGAGACCGGGGCGACGATAGTCCTCATAACCCACGACATAGCTGTCGCCAGGGCTGTTGCCGACAGGATAGCCGTTATGTACCTTGGCAAGATAGTGGAAGTCGGTGATCCGAGGAGCGTAATAGAGGATCCCAGGCACCCGTATACAGCGGCTCTAGTGACATCTACACCCTCCGTCAGCAGGAGGAAGCCCCCAAGATTCCCCATAGCGGGGGAGGTGCCCAGTGCAGTCACCATACCCCCTGGCTGCAGGTTCCACCCCCGCTGCCCCCTGGCCGATGCAAAGTGTAAGAGCCTCGAGCCCCCTCTAACGGGTGAAGAGGACAGGCTCTACGCGTGCCACTACCCCCTGGAGCCTGGCTCGCTCTGGAAAGAGTCTGGTGAGCTGTCCAGCGGGGAAAACCGTATATAG